A window of Amaranthus tricolor cultivar Red isolate AtriRed21 chromosome 8, ASM2621246v1, whole genome shotgun sequence genomic DNA:
tactctgtgagtcatcctgtgactcgtttggtagtcggtctaccgtccgcgacatgtccggcaagtgtaacacaatggtattgtgaacaatacgcgctcaacattggtgagccgtttaatcatgcacacaacatttgctgtggcatatgtacccgccatttaggctaaaaaaaaaattttgtacataatatatatcttgtaattttaatagcatttgaaagtcaaaagtatcaactttttcaatatgataaacatcttttatttgcacatagcaaaacatactttatttgcgacttagcaaaatcaaatcataatatttcccacatgggtaaaacatgcttagcataatcatatcattaaacataacctttgtattatattagggcatcactagcatgtatggaaatgcatcgtaacaaaaagtaattaaagttcaatacaatgtttttttaaggaaaccactaaaatgtttcgtttcaatccttcttaaagtaaatataactttaaagggttttgaaattcattcaaaacaactagaatatgattcataagtctataaaatcattacaacagaagatttcataaaacactattttcttaaatgcgagatagttttgccggtaataaaatcgataattgatttacaaagtacatattaattctccaacaaggcccaaattaatcaagtcattataataccttatttaaaatgaatttaaggttgtcccatcagattataattggttatgcgaatttataacgatcttacaattactttcgacaatttgggtatttaccgttatttaaatggtgtcttaaatccgtaaaatttataaaccatctaatttaaacttaatttatactatgaggcagtaggttattaatataattataaattttttatataggtctatttttacccaaatttaattaacaattttacactttttaataaataaacattgtctattaatttgataaattagtaaataattaataatttattatataaaattataccaaagttctagaagtcatataatatgtttattaggctatttgaacttataaaactcatgtatgatgttttattattttgtacagatattttatcaataaatagaataaaataggtttaaaattatttgagtccgaataaaatattataaaaattatataatattccagaagctattttaaggggtacaaaattttaaataaccatttaaaaatcatgtgggctatttttaataattaatatcgttattttaccaataaaccgaataaaattatttaagtccTTATATGGTCacaaaaatccatataaatttttgaacatgtatctactgtttatataagtgtctcataaaattttcatgtccaaaagacgttatttagtatttattttatattttaccgttttcaaacttaccgattattaataaccgagtaaaaattattaaggtccttaaatgtcaacgaaaccttcccaaacttttaccaattttacctactgtccatatgagtatgtgataaaaatttcaagtccatatgtctttgtttggtaattattttatattttaccattttacaatttaccgttaaacaatttaacgattattcaaaaataataaaaaaaattccaaactaaatatattctggccaaatcctgttggagacattataatatgtttttattaataatttttgatgatgaaaagttcatctaataccatgttttataataagagtatttaacaccttaaaatctattaaaatatcaatttaacgaataatctcaacaaaaagtatccaagaaattttcttaacatatagctactggaaatttcttttaaaatgaatttcaaatattttcaaattcatataatcatttccatcacaataactttcacaaagtagtgttaaacatgtctttaaacatacaataatttataaaatcaacatgcatgatgcccacaataataatacatgtaataaattattccatactcaaatttatcattttgacatcatttttcaagatttaagaacttctctttgggaattttaattttttttttttttaaaaaagtttatacacaaactttcccaacttgttcttaaatcctttaaaaatcaccccatgtgacatacctcgactccaagcctatataattattccataagctcctacgcgttcttagaagcggttctaacttcgggtccttgcccttcaagtctcaattccaactcttcaactaaacatattgcattcatccaaaaatcaataataattttggatttctaacatgcacttaagtTTTccaagttagagttgttagactaatacttgtgatgtttttaatatatttggagtatacttattatgttgagcaacatacttagttaagtcccataattttatttgaatcctttaagtaacaaaatttatatgtttgtggaaatacattttcttactttctattatgacctatttttatagatttataagtgatgattttcttagtttagagataaaatactcattttataatgatcttagtttatagaaagattcatgtaaaaaaatgttttacatgaacaagttttaacaaaactagtggaataaggaaataaacataacttactctatactttgtggatttcttcaagtttggtgtctatggaaagctcttaagatgaagattatttttatgggagatttgagtttataaacataaattttcagaagttttagatgggtttttgaagaagatttgatgagaaaagaaggtgttgtagttattgaaagtttgaaggattctagtgtttgttcatggatgaacttgggagcaatgtgttggggtttatggctgaataattattcagaaaatggagtgtttttgcttcaaatatttgccttttgcatgcttgtaatgatgcacaagctttgggtagaacaaaaggaattttgggtagtgtgattgacttgagtgtgtaagtgaacaaggagctactaaggggatttgggacagccatattagctgctgtttggggctgatttggagtgctttttgtcctcaatttggtctattatggtataagaaaagtttatctaagatagtttaaagtttgggtaaaaattgttgtacatgtaacaagttatgtaacttgtacttcatggtcaaaaatcacttgtatatgtgagaaatatttaatttactcccatcatggttatataatatgtttgggtaataattaaatttttttttaaactgttatgggtagttgctcaactttaagttttacctccaaagtttacgttacttgttacgattcataatcgcgttacgaattaacaagtttctaatcattgtagagaattttcaaattactaccatcactaattaaattataattagtaacgaataaatatataagaaaaattaggcgctaaaaacgactaatgaaatctcccaataatacgactgtttcagtccTAAGTATAACATTTATATATGGTTTATTCCAGTACATAAAAGTAGTGAAGAAAAATGCACAAATAGGTTGCACAACTAGAAAACCCGGTACACTGGTGAACAAAAATGCACAAAACAAAATTTCATCGAAGTAATTGATTGTTTCTAAGAGAGCTATTACATCAATGGCTTGGATTTACAAAATACTATGACTTCATGAAACCAAATGGCTATTATATTATGGTGTTACAAAACATATGCTTTGGGATTGTTTGCCCAATAATATAATTCACAAGTGACAAGCATTTTTACTCTTCTGAATGATATTAATTATTTCTGAGTGTAGGCCAAAATGGAGGGGAAGGGAAAACAACATACTTGTAGTTTCAAGAGTATGGAAACGTCAATGACATGTGCATCCGTTGCTATGATGCTATCATTCATTGTGGAAGACGGCCCAGCCTTCTCTCACGCTGAACGGAACGAGGAACAAAGGCCAAGCCACGGCTGTGGCGACGACCAAAGCTAATAGATGAAGGTACAGAGTCAGAGGTACTTAATCGGGATATAGCAGAGGTAAGGCCTTCCATGGTATCGTCATCTACAGGCATCAAGTTAGAATCTTCATCCTTACAAACAGCTTGTTTGCGTGAGTGTTTTTGTCTCTGTTTCTTAGACAAGTGCACTTTCTTATGAAACTCAAAAGTACTTGGAAATTTGTGCTTGTCCACAAGATGCTGATGCCGGCCTTTGTAACTCTTAAATTTTAAACCACAAGTTTCCACCAGGCACTCATACTGaagacaaaaataattttacaatcagAATCAGATATTAGAAAATGTGCAGACAGACGTCTTTTATGCCTATTACAAAACGAACATTGCAAACAACATGATTTCCCTTTCTTAGACACTGATGTAAACAGCCCATATCACATAAAGACGCTCAAGTTTCATCATTTATCTGAATCACCGtcactaggcatggccacggtccgggttggtccggttccgttccggttccatccggttccggttccacccggttccggttccatttggaacctgtcgcgaacggttccggttccggttccggttccgggcggttccaaacggttccttagcggttcatgaggcggttccggcggttccaactcacgggacgggcgggtcggaccatcggttccattttaattttttctttaaatttttgtataataaaaaaatactataatatcgcggacgtacctttgatgattacttgattattagcgaaattcattgcatgtcaagttgtcatcgttattgaaatatttactaaaatgaatggaaaaaaattaattaataagaaacgaatcaatgataatgtcgataaagatgattaataaaaaaagagggagaaaatggacttgaacctagtacccaaatgaatactaagctgcctacgtatcccgaaggaatcaaagcccacgtagttctttgtcataccttttatttatagttgttgagtgttgattcatcgttgtcgcttgtcggattgatcctattcgtcttcgtcatcatcatgtggttgatattgattagatgcttccgctgactctcctcctgacgatgatgaagttgtatccatcatcatccatggatcatcatcgtcgtcttgatcatcatcgttccttagtccttgtgttcgtatCTCCGCTtggtcccaatctttcttgcaaacacatatttgaatactatgtggagcaagacgagatcgcttttcatccagaactcttctacctgcactaaaagcagactccgacgcaatagtggacgcgggaattgcaaggatatcctttgcaattctcgataaaatgggaaatttaaaagatttttctttccaccactccaaaatattatagacacttgggtctatttcaaagtggtgttttagataactatctagttctaaaaatgtggtcgaggaagaagaagatcctacaaaactatcatcttgcgtcattatgttagcaattactgaattatagaaagagggacgagccgaaacgctagcacgcctagacatatcgcgtttcgggttatatacactagcgtaaaattcatacagttcagctaaatattttttacatgttccgacataataagctacatcggaagacgggcgatctaacgcttgataataaaatcctattactttggttaggacctcggttttaaaacgtgggtccaaaatggttgcgattccataaatgtaaggaaaatcggtaaaatatgatttccatttttccatcatttcagcaagaatcggccttaattgtgggttagtatcttcttgTCTATGTTTAAGcaggtgataaaaaatagtaatacattcacttattactaagtgaacgttcggttcataaacataagaaaaaatcttagtcgcgtggtcatacgcttctaatatgttatgtacacctattgctaattcccaagtttcatcagctatgaaactatctgtacactcactatatagttgtgttattactgggcgataagcaatcgcctttcttaataaatcgttcgttgacccccaacgtgtaggagtatctaatgaccaatacacttttttaagttggtattggtcacataattgtttatatcttcttttaatctttccgatcctaagccattttactatatccctaattggttctaataattcacttaattgttttatacctacttgacaagataagttaactatgtgcgcacaacaacgtatgtgtaataagctacccccaaggattaaactaaaggcgggttcgttaaataaaagttctatacattttatgtttgcggttgcattatctgttgaacaacaaaatattttatctaataagttccattccctacatatctctattaatctatattttatgttttcgccggtgtgtctttctggcatagtctcaaaagcaattattcttttttgaataatccaatttcgatctatccagtgtgctgttacacacatataagattctaaatgtgggggagcagaccatatgtcagttgttatgctaaccctaccattaaacgatttaaacatttcaactaggccatagcgcattgattcgtataatttaattgttcgtcttttaagagtgttcctagggattgctctaaattgtggttgcaattgttgtctagtgagacgctcatatgccctactttcaccgtggttaaaaggcaattcatcgcaaattacatacctagaaaattcatcaatcatgtcattacgattatatctaaaaggcatacctgtgttgggaatgtcccattgtgtctgtcggcttccacttgtggtcccgctgccgcttgatgcatgagtttcttttgtgattccatgcttctttgccaaatgtttgttaaaagatcccgttccaccacctaacacgtattcacaaaacacaataaataaatgtttataaaatatgaatatataatgtatgaatgtattatgtatgtataaaaaacttaaaaagtatttacctctggcgaaattgtatgaaactaagggctttactccttgactttcacaaatttgacaagtgcataggaacatatctggattctcggttggttcttttgtgaaatacgaccacacatgtgaaacagctctaccactagaaggtggcattgccggaaaaggttgtcttattggttcatcttcatctaaataaataatttaaaattataaaactataattaaataaataaataatttaaagtttaattaatttgaagaataaaattataaaactaaccgatagtttggaaattgactcgtttaccacgagcttgtctttgttgttgttgttctccttgttcttcatctgatcttgttgatgactgtcgagatatatgtaccccaattggggtcgttggttcttcttcttgttcttcttcttcttcaatttgtatatctttttccacttcttctgcatattgatgtaactccgggtcgtacccttccggataattaggttcataattataattactaatggagggtgttgttgataccgacggagtagaagtggcctttcttttggaggaactggaacctcctaatgattttgccactttagtaactttttttgtggctcttttcaaaaatgaagacatgattgatagtatagaagtaaaaatagaaatatagaattaagaaataaataaatgattaattatgtaactaactaaattaagaaataattagaagactaattatgtaattaagagaataattgcgtaattaaagaattaagtagagagagtaggagaagagatgagttgtgaatgaaaatgattgaaagtgatgagtatttataggatggattccaacggctctctaacggctctctaacggctagtttggctcaacggttccatggaaccggtgggccggttcaaccggaccggtcccggttccggttccggttccggttccatggaaccgttgagccggttcaaccggaccggtcccggttccggttccagaaccggttccatggaaccgttggaccggttctcccggaccggttccggttccaacccgcgggttttttggcccggttcacgacggttttttccggcggtttcacggttccggcgacttttttccggcggtttcacggtttcgcggttcggggcggttcggaacctgtcgcaaacggttccggttccggttccggttccaagcggttcgggaccggttcggttccgggtaacccgccccgtggccatgcctaaccGTCACTGAACATTAGTGTAATTTATAATGTCTAATGCTGTATTATTTCTTGAGGTCTATTAGCATTCTTGtaaggaaaattaaaaacatGAGAATCACCATTGCAATTTTAAAGCTTTGCAACAAATATATTATCCTGGTTTTGGGCAAGTATGTGGGGGGTGAGAAAGAAATAGTGGAAATGAAAAGTGGAGTGTAAGTGCTTACCATGGGATAACCCCTAGCGACCTTGGCCTTAAAGTAAGAATCATGCACTTCAGAGACATGTATGCTAAGTAAGCGCTGTGTTGGATATGCTTTATGGCACACCGAACATGAAGCAGTATGGCTTCCATTATAGTGATCCTCAAAGCCTTCTAAAGAAGTTAACCGTGAACCACAACCAGCAATCGGACAGAGAATCTCCCTACAATCATGTTATCACACGAGGAAGGCAAATCTAAATCATTTATATAGAAGCaggattaaaaaaatttgaaagatggaattaaaaattaaaacatgatCTTATGCAATTCCGGAAAAGATTGAAAACCTAATGACTGGTGAGAGTTAGCATTTCTTCACACAATTGATCAGGACAAGTGAAGTACACTTTTATTTAAACTCATACACCAAATTTAGTCCTCAAAAAAGGAACAGAGAACCTTATGGTACAGGATAGCCTGATAAGGCAAAAATTTAACCAAAGAGACTCAAGTTTCAAATATCATGTTTCCTAGGATTCTTAATGTGAATAAGTTACAAGGAATGGGAAGATATCAAgtgttattttcataaaatgtaaataaaagAAATCTAAAACAGCTAACTGTAAATTATTACCTTCCACAATCTTCCATGTCAACAAGCTGTTGCTTTTCATCTTCAGACAACTCCAAGGCAACCTGAACGTGTAAAGTATTTAAGCACAAGAAAGAAACTACATATATAGTATAGAGGTACAGGTGCTTTCTATCAGCTTTACATGGAATCAAATAACAGCACTAAATTCAGTGTTCAACTGAGCCGATCAGAGAGTTCCAGCCTGACAGACAAGCCAGTTCTTCCAGTGTtatcatttcaaatataaagaGAGCGCTttgtttttggaaaaaaaaaaaaaagaatgagcAATCACCAAGAAAAACTAAGCCAGAAATCTGAATTAAACTCTAGGTTTACGAGTACAAGATCTGAAAATACTAATCTAGATTACTATTTGGTTAATCATGGATAATATTCTTATAAAGGCTCCTAAATCCTAATTGTTAATACTGTGATCTGCAAATACTAATCTAGATTACTATTTAACAATGTCCAAAAAGAGGTTTTAAATTCCCAGACTGGAATGGTTTATGATTGAATAACCAAAAAGGTCCACTTTTTATGAAGTAATGAAAAGACCAAGGGGGATGAGAATGACACATTTTCTATAGGACGACCTCTAAATTGACATCAATTTTTCATTTGTATAAATCAAGACATAAGAACATGCGCAGATCAATATTTCGTTTTCATAAAGTTTCATGAAGTTCCGATTCATAACAGCTCCACAAAATTACATGCGCAGAACTCCGTAACTAATAAAGAAAGAACAGATAACTGATACAAAAGATAACTTTATCACACTAATAGCAATTAATTTCATATATCAATAACATATAAAACCCTAGAAATAAACTATTTAACCTCTCAATTCTTCTAAACTAACTTCGCATGATTCTAaacaataaatcaaaaattaagttTCATTACTTAACCTGCTGTCAATTCACCTAAGCTCATTACACGTGATTCTGAACGAGAAATCacaaaaattggtttatttaaaTTAAGAAAAGCTGAGAAATTTAAACCTGTTTAGCAAGAATTTGTCGTTCAACATCGCCGGAAGTGAAAAAGGGAGAATCGGGAGAAAACTTTCGACGAAGACATTTCCATGAAGGGAATTCTGATTCTCCTTTACTTCCTCCTTCTTCAGTAATCATTGCCATTTTTAGAAAAAGAATCCAAAATTTCTTGGTAAATATTAACcgtttaatttttgatttttaatgatCAGATGTCTCAGAAGAGACGATTTTCAATGATGTTAAGCTTTTTCTTGTTGCCGTTGCATTTTTAAGTTTGGGGATTCTTCATTTAAACTAGGAATACTAGCCCGACGACTCAAGAAGGGACTATTgcggaaaatttgaaaaaaataagatgttttaatgaatttattttaaaaataa
This region includes:
- the LOC130820568 gene encoding uncharacterized protein LOC130820568 isoform X3, with the translated sequence MAMITEEGGSKGESEFPSWKCLRRKFSPDSPFFTSGDVERQILAKQVALELSEDEKQQLVDMEDCGREILCPIAGCGSRLTSLEGFEDHYNGSHTASCSVCHKAYPTQRLLSIHVSEVHDSYFKAKVARGYPMEVPVPPKERPLLLRRYQQHPPLVIIIMNLIIRKGTTRSYINMQKKWKKIYKLKKKKNKKKNQRPQLGYIYLDSHQQDQMKNKENNNNKDKLVVNESISKLSMKMNQ
- the LOC130820568 gene encoding uncharacterized protein LOC130820568 isoform X2, with amino-acid sequence MAMITEEGGSKGESEFPSWKCLRRKFSPDSPFFTSGDVERQILAKQVALELSEDEKQQLVDMEDCGREILCPIAGCGSRLTSLEGFEDHYNGSHTASCSVCHKAYPTQRLLSIHVSEVHDSYFKAKVARGYPMYECLVETCGLKFKSYKGRHQHLVDKHKFPSTFEFHKKVHLSKKQRQKHSRKQAVCKDEDSNLMPVDDDTMEGLTSAISRLSTSDSVPSSISFGRRHSRGLAFVPRSVQRERRLGRLPQ
- the LOC130820568 gene encoding putative AC transposase isoform X1, with translation MEAILLHVRCAIKHIQHSAYLAYMSLKCMILTLRPRSLGVIPCSSKRKATSTPSVSTTPSISNYNYEPNYPEGYDPELHQYAEEVEKDIQIEEEEEQEEEPTTPIGVHISRQSSTRSDEEQGEQQQQRQARGKRVNFQTIDEDEPIRQPFPAMPPSSGRAVSHVWSYFTKEPTENPDMFLCTCQICESQGVKPLVSYNFARGGGTGSFNKHLAKKHGITKETHASSGSGTTSGSRQTQWDIPNTGMPFRYNRNDMIDEFSRYVICDELPFNHGESRAYERLTRQQLQPQFRAIPRNTLKRRTIKLYESMRYGLVEMFKSFNGRVSITTDIWSAPPHLESYMCVTAHWIDRNWIIQKRIIAFETMPERHTGENIKYRLIEICREWNLLDKIFCCSTDNATANIKCIELLFNEPAFSLILGGSLLHIRCCAHIVNLSCQVGIKQLSELLEPIRDIVKWLRIGKIKRRYKQLCDQYQLKKVYWSLDTPTRWGSTNDLLRKAIAYRPVITQLYSECTDSFIADETWELAIGVHNILEAYDHATKIFSYVYEPNVHLVISECITIFYHLLKHRQEDTNPQLRPILAEMMEKWKSYFTDFPYIYGIATILDPRFKTEVLTKVIGFYYQALDRPSSDVAYYVGTCKKYLAELYEFYASVYNPKRDMSRRASVSARPSFYNSVIANIMTQDDSFVGSSSSSTTFLELDSYLKHHFEIDPSVYNILEWWKEKSFKFPILSRIAKDILAIPASTIASESAFSAGRRVLDEKRSRLAPHSIQICVCKKDWDQAEIRTQGLRNDDDQDDDDDPWMMMDTTSSSSGGESAEASNQYQPHDDDEDE